A genomic region of Anopheles coustani chromosome 3, idAnoCousDA_361_x.2, whole genome shotgun sequence contains the following coding sequences:
- the LOC131259223 gene encoding dynein regulatory complex protein 10-like codes for MGDSFEAVCAGDSEEDVAAVKTMVEKITSEIMAHGEEEYDSYDPESLQKVEFHIQISRVGTILGEMTQTLEVLFCLPIICNNETLLDGCFEEDDKNVVKFLSQYIASNSGAGMTKNDIDVDQLKLPGGQLIELATLLSKKELHAATAGHVKQLPGMYRRFLSNIREFRKFTINKMKLTAQKDLAKEKILHRLWTRNERNKKEIRKIEDILVMKKEKLEESVQEKYAVIERYTKELEELGQNSREEIIKYMNDSDREMFHYFERSDQRYDNLLEEAASTMKTYQQQLQEDLAVEKSNRLKKLKLTQQLQSWLHKYDKDAGERTHELKELVAKLNTRQQEYDRWKRTIFDPQEKKYFDAMEEKRQIEIREQEERIEAFMMNRAAKVLQRCWRSVAERKRKMRGKGRGRKGKGKRK; via the exons ATGGGCGACAGCTTCGAGGCGGTGTGTGCTGGAGATTCCGAGGAAGATGTGGCCGCGGTCAAGACGATGGTCGAGAAGATAACGTCCGAAATAATGGCCCACGGTGAGGAGGAGTACGACTCGTACGATCCGGAGAGTTTGCAGAAGGTCGAATTCCACATACAGATCAGCCGAGTCGGGACCATCTTGGGCGAAATGACCCAAACGCTTGAGGTGCTGTTCTGTCTGCCGATCATCTGCAACAATGAGACCCTGTTGGACGGTTGCTTCGAGGAGGATGATAAGAATGTGGTCAAATTTTTGAGCCAATACATTGCGTCCAACTCCGGCGCGGGTATGACGAAGAACGATATCGACGTGGATCAGCTGAAGCTACCGGGAGGACAGTTGATCGAACTGGCTACGCTTTTGTCGAAGAAGGAACTTCATGCGGCCACCGCCGGCCACGTAAAGCAG CTTCCAGGGATGTACAGGCGTTTCCTGTCCAACATTCGGGAATTCCGTAAATTTACCATCAACAAGATGAAGCTGACGGCTCAGAAAGATCTGGCCaaggagaaaatactgcaccGTTTGTGGACACGCAACGAGCGGAACAAGAAGGAGATTCGCAAGATCGAGGACATACTGGTgatgaagaaggaaaagctgGAGGAGTCGGTGCAGGAGAAGTATGCCGTGATCGAGCGGTACACCAAGGAACTGGAGGAGCTCGGCCAAAATAGTCGTGAGGAAATCATCAAGTACAT GAATGATTCCGACCGGGAAATGTTCCACTACTTCGAGCGGAGTGATCAACGATACGATAATCTGCTAGAGGAAGCGGCCAGTACGATGAAAACGtaccagcagcagcttcagGAGGATTTGGCAGTGGAAAAATCGAACCGCCTGAAGAAACTGAAACTAACCCAGCAGCTTCAGTCGTGGTTGCACAAGTACGACAAGGACGCCGGCGAAAGGACGCACGAGCTGAAGGAGCTGGTGGCCAAACTGAACACTCGCCAACAGGAGTACGACCGTTGGAAGCGCACCATCTTTGATCCACAGGAGAAAAA ataCTTTGATGCGATGGAAGAAAAGCGCCAGATCGAGATTCGCGAGCAAGAGGAACGGATCGAGGCGTTTATGATGAATCGTGCGGCAAAGGTGCTTCAGAGATGCTGGCGTTCGGTTGCAGAGCGGAAGCGTAAGATGCGTGGCAAGGGTCGTGGTCgtaagggaaagggaaagcgCAAGTGA
- the LOC131259224 gene encoding uncharacterized protein LOC131259224, whose protein sequence is MASMMLGQLLRRQITSGRVAFISQARPINVDSTTKLGFPCAYSDEETKKILNTLNEQDVEELYKYNISKYRLKKIEGWRKKFGAFLSLEQVLELDGFGVTVLRKFYDSIVHGPKEDADVAPKAIKKEVKFTTPALSPQVIPKIGSCVSVYIGLDYVTWARFKLDKDQPTSLTGWNSYNISDRKLHINELIRNVSQINRLIPEADVYVVENPPVAQASAMGSAVQTNINVQRSQLIGMLMLMLANRPSPLTGNVEHPTDGTIGSNVFFLKQYLSARLFGIFIGNERVSSEDVIRSLMERQLGPNEEALESIQSRLAIPSGLKIVYEENDRAEREFLGQSLLLGLTFLRLCIFKCEDSLKIFRR, encoded by the exons atggcatcAATGATGCTTGGACAGCTGCTCCGCCGTCAAATAACTTCCGGCCGGGTCGCCTTCATCTCGCAGGCACGTCCCATCAATGTGGACAGTACGACGAAGCTCGGGTTTCCGTGCGCCTACTCCGAcgaggaaacgaaaaagattCTCAACACCCTGAACGAGCAGGACGTCGAAGAGCTGTACAA GTACAACATTTCAAAGTACCGGCTAAAAAAGATCGAAGGATGGCGCAAAAAGTTCGGTGCCTTTCTTTCGCTCGAGCAAGTGCTCGAGCTGGATGGGTTCGGTGTTACGGTGTTGAGAAAGTTTTACGATTCCATCGTGCACGGCCCAAAGGAGGACGCGGATGTGGCACCGAAGGCGATAAAGAAAGAGGTCAAATTCACCACTCCCGCCCTCAGCCCACAAGTGATTCCGAAGATAGGCAGCTGTGTGTCGGTGTACATTGGCCTCGACTATGTGACATGGGCCCGCTTTAAGTTGGATAAAGATCAACCTACCTCGCTGACCGGCTGGAACAGCTACAACATTAGCGACCGCAAGCTGCACATCAACGAGCTGATCCGAAACGTGTCCCAAATCAACCGGCTGATTCCGGAAGCCGATGTGTACGTGGTGGAAAATCCCCCGGTAGCGCAAGCCTCCGCAATGGGTTCGGCCGTGCAGACCAACATCAACGTGCAGCGGTCGCAGCTGATCGGCATGCTGATGCTTATGCTAGCCAACCGACCTTCCCCGTTGACCGGAAACGTAGAACATCCCACGGACGGAACGATCGGAAGCAATGTCTTCTTCCTTAAGCAATACCTGTCCGCCCGGCTGTTTGGAATATTTATCGGTAACGAACGGGTATCATCAGAGGACGTCATCCGGTCGCTAATGGAGAGACAGCTTGGTCCGAACGAGGAAGCACTCGAATCGATCCAGTCCCGTTTGGCCATTCCGTCCGGATTGAAGATTGTGTACGAGGAGAACGATCGCGCTGAACGTGAATTTCTAGGTCAATCACTGCTTCTTGGATTGACCTTCTTACGTTTGTGTATCTTCAAGTGTGAGGATAGTTTGAAGATTTTCCGACGCTAA
- the LOC131269447 gene encoding uncharacterized protein LOC131269447: MASCADDGSLVEYLLAEEKAGRENLDFFLQKHRIEEVFEELLKDLEALGRVEFYFGKGQENEKDLWNKFRDALESQRTSYEDLRKLLTEFEGKIGKADSVEDGTSPFFQEILQRIQHVADKSLLRSPSPPVVIKNRAEQETFRWTRLIMLQETQLESLKRKIEEYKRKIAERQTQRRELQLQSSQEKDYQTSASNAVLVDIKLSGDGVIQRLQEEISSHPPFESTPEYQASLDRSDQKRKRIAKLHVQLQLWIKKYDKFIGEPMPSLLELEERMAGLEEWKETVLKPQEERLQELKEQVGEFEAIAFEEKVEEMRKLHAVRVLQRAWKRTLEVKRSKKSKKGKKGKGKKRK, translated from the coding sequence ATGGCGTCGTGCGCGGATGATGGATCGTTGGTGGAATATCTTTTGGCAGAAGAAAAAGCTGGCCGAGAGAATTTGGACTTCTTTCTACAGAAACATCGGATTGAGGAGGTTTTCGAGGAGTTATTAAAAGATCTAGAAGCCCTCGGTAGGGTTGAGTTTTACTTCGGTAAAGGACAAGAAAATGAGAAAGATCTTTGGAACAAATTCAGAGATGCTTTAGAATCCCAAAGAACATCGTACGAAGATTTAAGGAAGCTTCTAACggaattcgaaggaaaaatagGCAAAGCAGACAGTGTGGAGGATGGAACATCACCATTTTTCCAGGAGATCCTACAGAGAATACAACATGTTGCCGACAAATCCCTTCTACGGTCTCCAAGCCCTCCGGTTGTCATTAAAAATCGTGCCGAGCAGGAAACATTCCGATGGACACGGCTAATAATGTTACAAGAAACTCAACTGGAATCGCTAAAACGCAAGATTGAGGAATACAAACGGAAAATAGCCGAACGGCAAACCCAACGCCGGGAGCTTCAGCTTCAAAGCAGCCAAGAAAAGGATTATCAAACGTCCGCATCCAATGCAGTGCTGGTGGATATAAAGCTTTCCGGTGATGGAGTTATTCAACGTCTGCAAGAGGAAATATCAAGCCACCCGCCGTTTGAAAGTACACCAGAATACCAGGCTAGTTTGGATCGGTCCGACCAGAAGCGGAAGCGGATTGCCAAGCTGCACGTGCAGCTGCAACTGTGGATTAAAAAGTATGACAAGTTCATCGGTGAACCGATGCCGTCGTTGCTTGAGCTCGAGGAGCGGATGGCCGGACTGGAGGAGTGGAAGGAAACGGTCCTGAAACCGCAAGAAGAGCGTTTGCAGGAGTTGAAAGAGCAAGTTGGGGAATTTGAGGCGATTGCTTTCGAGGAAAAAGTGGAAGAGATGAGGAAACTGCATGCGGTGCGTGTACTACAGCGGGCTTGGAAGCGCACGCTTGAAGTGAAACGGTCGAAAAAGTCGAAGAAGGGCAAGAAAggtaaaggaaagaaaagaaagtaa
- the LOC131259219 gene encoding differentially expressed in FDCP 6-like: MATLLKNVTNSICHAFNALQQNRDCFVSKSKLKVLTANIATLLDLYGVERGLDHFRSTATLNFEHYRYYLAQEVFASVSNDLPLAALRNYETKIDEVCWLVCRMNFLTNDEYYTEEAIYQLFRIFCLVADLSSDPNDPDVFTVKIHPLEALIIIKHLLNSLGLNYDGDGKYDYLRTSDESLEFGELLEMLRFKNYDKVNDYRESICEAVGDMYQTLIEDVIKKGYLFRRGYLLPTFREYFFVLQPCELAYYKHPTDRDVCGTIVLDSKFMVKPSHSSSGKQEKVQRFTLVSGDRTYELGTLDHKTRLQWIAALQLAITYSTGREGFQRDTVNRRKQQRETEQRRRREEEQLRSQHLKKLEETHVQLEQEKLARLAAESQARQYEAVAREDSRRVAELEDVKLCLEKMLEDEIQAKRDEEIVRALQARVLAEEWEKREELEQLQAEQKSLLEQERQKRIEFEYRQQENEEKLLEAESMLRQLEEERKRLDRELKLARQKIQLSEDNKGIVEAKLQAMSPTYRTSAGEFMIRRTQSFVAADRPVLVAGTRSSHRFS; encoded by the exons ATGGCAACACTGTTGAAGAACGTTACCAACAGCATTTGCCATGCGTTCAACGCGTTGCAGCAGAACCGAGATTGTTTCGTGAGCAAGTCCAAACTGAAG GTGTTAACGGCCAACATTGCCACACTGCTGGATCTGTACGGTGTGGAGCGCGGCTTAGATCACTTCCGCTCGACGGCCACACTAAATTTCGAGCACTACCGGTACTATCTGGCGCAGGAAGTGTTTGCGAGCGTTTCGAACGATTTGCCGCTGGCGGCGTTGCGAAACTATGAAACCAAAATCGATGAG GTTTGTTGGCTGGTCTGTCGGATGAACTTCCTCACGAACGATGAGTATTACACGGAGGAGGCCATCTATCAGTTGTTCCGGATTTTCTGCCTCGTCGCCGACCTCTCCAGCGACCCGAACGATCCGGACGTGTTCACGGTGAAGATCCACCCGCTGGAGGCGCTGATCATCATCAAGCATCTGCTGAACTCGCTCGGACTGAACTACGATGGCGACGGGAAGTACGACTATCTCCGCACGTCGGACGAATCGCTCGAGTTTGGGGAGCTGCTGGAGATGCTGCGGTTCAAGAACTACGACAAGGTGAACGACTACCGGGAGTCGATCTGCGAGGCGGTGGGCGATATGTATCAGACGTTGATTGAGGACGTGATCAAGAAGGGCTATCTGTTCCGGCGCGGGTACCTCCTGCCGACGTTCCGGGAGTACTTTTTCGTGCTTCAACCGTGCGAGCTGGCTTACTACAAGCATCCAACCGATCGGGACGTCTGTGGCACGATCGTGCTCGACTCGAAGTTTATGGTGAAGCCGAGCCACTCGAGCTCCGGCAAGCAGGAGAAGGTGCAACGGTTCACACTGGTGTCGGGCGATCGGACGTACGAGTTGGGCACGTTGGACCACAAGACACGCCTACAGTGGATCGCCGCCCTCCAGCTGGCCATCACGTACTCGACCGGACGGGAAGGGTTCCAGCGGGATACGGTGAACCGGCGCAAGCAGCAGCGTGAGACGGAGCAACGGCGTCGGCGGGAGGAGGAGCAACTGCGCAGCCAGCATCTGAAGAAGCTCGAAGAAACACACGTCCAGCTGGAGCAGGAAAAGTTGGCCCGCTTGGCGGCGGAATCGCAGGCACGGCAGTACGAAGCGGTCGCCCGGGAGGATTCGCGGCGCGTGGCCGAACTCGAGGACGTAAAGTTGTGCCTCGAGAAGATGCTGGAGGATGAAATTCAGGCCAAACGGGACGAAGAGATTGTCCGCGCACTGCAGGCGCGTGTGCTGGCGGAGGAATGGGAAAAGCGGGAGGAGCTGGAGCAGCTGCAGGCCGAACAGAAGAGCCTGCTGGAGCAGGAGCGCCAGAAGCGTATCGAGTTCGAGTACCGGCAGCAGGAGAACGAGGAGAAACTGCTCGAAGCGGAAAGCATGCTGCGCCAGCTGGAGGAGGAACGGAAGCGGTTGGATCGGGAACTCAAACTGGCGCGGCAGAAAATTCAACTGTCCGAAGACAATAAGGGTATCGTTGAGGCAAAATTACAG GCCATGTCTCCCACTTATCGTACCAGTGCTGGCGAGTTCATGATCCGCCGGACGCAATCCTTCGTGGCGGCAGATAGGCCCGTCCTGGTGGCCGGTACCCGATCATCTCATAGGTTTAGCTAG
- the LOC131259220 gene encoding dynein regulatory complex subunit 2, with translation MGKKKGGNKNKLAKMSEEERARYLQHRADMEEEARRRKQQLIATFMKNKLKREDAFARLNLAKINQEWRTILRNIKCKELKEEVEAVEKTCTECIENKNAVIKRLLCDLDESEDLYSTMLHAHMERVEKIIRIHNDRVNFLMQLYELDKRELIENYEREMDLYKSKKFGLQKDLECVFYGLVEKARTDRLRNDEDHMLKKDELKNSMILKLEMITKEREREMERLWKEFQRVLNLYLRNTEEYRNEYNTLRDQDSSDTKNIQDHYAEVARLSDQIADLRLKLATLKEEHEFNMKQMQKSKAELQLRVQNLKQEMEVGSRLDQEQLKTLAVYSNDAIKHLQGVLKKVKSIFQIATFCKKYETESEDLLPFVQSSLGKAPPRAVPSSSGGSEATSEHGEATSEPDGTVALIDGTMESFKREVFDTAELFENFWMRFNKARIDVACLREEKQQLIERNEQLKGHLKDYLITVNMNSGGPVETHEDLLTKRPTSMKIEKLVRIDEQVIVDDRGLGANRKAVRFRSNGQRRPVTCIEGNLSNAIRNDRLLGVRAKTSDIYSMVQNTA, from the exons atgggaaagaaaaagggaggAAATAAGAACAAGCTGGCCAAAATGTCCGAGGAGGAGCGCGCTCGGTATTTGCAACATCGAGCCGACATGGAGGAGGAAGCACGCCGTCGGAAGCAGCAGCTTATAGCGACGTTTATGAAG AACAAGCTGAAACGGGAGGATGCATTCGCCCGATTGAATCTGGCCAAAATCAACCAGGAGTGGCGCACGATACTGCGCAACATCAAGTGCAAGGAGCTgaaggaggaggtggaggcgGTCGAGAAAACCTGCACCGAGTGCATCGAGAACAAGAATGCGGTCATCAAGCGGCTGCTGTGCGATCTGGACGAGTCGGAGGATCTCTACTCGACCATGCTGCACGCACATATGGAGCGGGTGGAGAAGATTATAC GGATCCACAATGATCGCGTTAACTTTCTCATGCAGCTGTACGAGCTGGACAAGCGGGAGCTGATCGAGAACTACGAGCGCGAGATGGATCTGTACAAGTCGAAGAAGTTCGGTCTACAGAAGGACCTGGAGTGTGTGTTCTACGGGTTGGTGGAAAAGGCCCGCACCGATCGGCTCCGGAACGACGAAGATCATATGCTGAAGAAGGACGAGCTAAAGAATTCG ATGATACTGAAGCTGGAAATGATCACCAAAGAGCGCGAGCGGGAAATGGAACGCCTGTGGAAGGAGTTCCAGCGGGTGCTGAATCTGTACCTGCGCAACACCGAGGAGTACCGGAACGAGTACAACACGCTGCGCGATCAGGACTCGAGCGATACGAAAAACATTCAGGACCACTACGCCGAGGTGGCCCGGCTGAGCGATCAGATTGCCGACTTGCGGCTCAAGCTGGCCACCCTCAAGGAGGAGCACGAGTTCAACATGAAGCAGATGCAAAAGAGCAAAGCGGAACTGCAGCTGCGGGTGCAGAACCTCAAGCAGGAGATGGAGGTGGGCAGTCGGCTCGACCAGGAGCAGCTGAAGACGCTCGCCGTGTACAGTAACGATGCGATCAAGCACCTCCAGGGGGTGCTAAAGAAGGTTAAATCCATCTTCCAGATAGCGACATTTTGCAAAAAGTATGAAACGGAATCGGAAGACCTGCTGCCGTTTGTGCAAAGCTCCCTAGGGAAGGCTCCTCCAAGAGCGGTTCCCTCGTCTTCCGGGGGTTCCGAGGCGACGAGCGAGCACGGTGAGGCTACATCGGAACCGGATGGCACAGTGGCCCTCATCGATGGTACGATGGAAAGCTTCAAGCGGGAGGTGTTCGATACGGCGGAACTGTTCGAAAACTTCTGGATGCGCTTCAATAAGGCACGCATCGATGTGGCCTGTTTGCGCGAAGAGAAGCAGCAGCTCATCGAGCGAAATGAGCAGCTAAAGGGGCACCTGAAGGACTACCTCATTACGGTCAACATGAACAGCGGAGGCCCGGTGGAAACGCACGAGGATCTCCTAACGAAGCGCCCAACGTCGATGAAGATCGAGAAGCTGGTACGCATCGACGAGCAGGTGATCGTGGATGACCGTGGCCTCGGTGCCAACCGGAAGGCCGTCCGGTTCCGCTCCAACGGACAACGGCGCCCCGTCACCTGCATCGAGGGTAACCTCAGCAACGCGATCCGCAACGATCGGCTTCTGGGCGTTCGGGCGAAGACATCGGATATTTACTCGATGGTACAGAATACGGCCTAG